One window of Ziziphus jujuba cultivar Dongzao chromosome 5, ASM3175591v1 genomic DNA carries:
- the LOC107422789 gene encoding KH domain-containing protein HEN4, with amino-acid sequence MSASLTPSKRPHERTLTEPNGKGKWQKSTGSYSHNQPLKLSPNGAVFRVLCPASKIGSVIGKAGSIISEIRQETGAKVKVEEIVSGCEERVIVITSSERGNDINAEQSKDGSEEANVDEKHDEPKEQRNSEDMGSLPVEHLKSEYEAPPAQKALLLTFDRMVEGEPDTDGGDEEGNKSLSCILRLLVLSTQVGCLLGKGGSVIKQMSSESGAQIRILPRDKLPPCASASDELVQITGEVDAVRKALQSVSQQLLENSPRDQDSSTIPTGSSNQSYGRLEGPPPNRSFISQGAPYADGPHDVADYHSAGPPLIPKFHDGGFPGRMKPSQDILTFRLLCHDERVGGVIGKGGQIIKTLQMDTGCEIKVTEGVPDSEDRVIIVSGPAHPDERISAVQDAVLRVQNRIMRALPDNKDQTVMARLLVSSNQIGCLLGKGGSIIAEMRKLSRAHIRILGKDQIPKCASEDEEVVLINGEFEAVQDALLQITSRLRHHFFRDMFPSINYPPNPAFLDQPPFPSYLGRRELSPPGMYPNYGPPFHKFDGVGGLPPHGGFHPRDERAPFMHNMHRFGGPRHLSERKPWGPQGLLEGGGPMGLQEYGGNPQRRIAGFGGGNQPAIITSTTVEVVVPRSIVPVIYGEDGECLKQIREISDAKITITEPKPGAAETVIIISGTPEQTHAAQSLIQAFVISEAEST; translated from the exons ATGTCTGCTTCATTGACGCCTTCCAAGAGGCCACATGAACGAACTCTGACAGAGCCAAACGGGAAAGGGAAGTGGCAAAAGTCAACAGGCTCATATTCACACAATCAACCTTTGAAACTCTCACCTAATGGTGCTGTTTTTCGTGTGCTATGCCCCGCTTCCAAAATTGGTAGTGTCATTGGAAAAGCTGGCTCTATCATATCAGAAATTCGGCAAGAAACTGGTGCAAAAGTCAAAGTGGAGGAAATTGTCTCTGGTTGTGAAGAGAGAGTTATTGTCATAACAAGTTCTGAAAGAGGGAATGATATCAATGCTGAGCAGAGTAAGGATGGTAGTGAAGAGGCAAATGTGGATGAAAAGCATGACGAGCCAAAGGAACAAAGGAACAGTGAAGATATGGGATCTTTACCTGTGGAACATTTAAAATCAGAATATGAAGCTCCACCAGCACAGAAGGCTTTGCTGCTTACTTTTGACAGAATGGTTGAAGGAGAACCAGATACAGATGGAGGTGATGAAGAAGGTAACAAGTCTTTAAGTTGTATTTTGAGGTTGCTGGTGCTTTCAACTCAAGTGGGATGCCTTTTGGGAAAGGGTGGCAGTGTGATCAAACAGATGTCATCTGAAAGCGGGGCACAAATTCGAATTCTTCCCAGGGACAAACTCCCTCCATGTGCATCAGCTTCTGATGAATTAGTTCAG ATTACAGGGGAAGTTGATGCAGTTAGGAAAGCTCTTCAATCTGTTTCTCAGCAGCTTTTGGAGAATTCCCCTCGTGATCAAGATTCTTCTACCATTCCTACAGGATCATCGAATCAATCATATGGTCGGCTAGAAGGCCCACCACCCAACCGTTCCTTTATTTCTCAAGGAGCACCATATGCTGATGGGCCCCATGATGTTGCTGATTATCATTCTGCTGGTCCCCCGCTCATCCCTAAATTTCATGATGGTGGTTTCCCTGGTCGAATGAAGCCTTCTCAAGATATTCTCACCTTTCGTTTGTTGTGCCATGATGAAAGAGTGGGAGGGGTAATTGGAAAGGGAGGTCAAATAATAAAGACACTTCAGATGGACACAGGATGTGAGATTAAAGTTACGGAAGGTGTGCCTGATTCAGAGGACCGTGTTATTATTGTTTCTGGTCCTGCG CACCCAGATGAAAGGATATCAGCTGTACAAGATGCTGTTCTTCGCGTGCAGAATAGAATAATGAGGGCTCTACCTGATAACAAAGATCAGACTGTGATGGCAAGGCTTCTGGTTTCATCCAATCAGATTGGTTGTCTCCTTGGCAAGGGAGGTTCCATCATAGCTGAGATGAGGAAGTTATCTCGGGCACATATCCGTATATTGGGAAAGGATCAAATTCCAAAATGTGCTTCAGAAGATGAAGAAGTAGTTCTG ATAAATGGAGAATTCGAAGCTGTTCAAGATGCTCTGTTGCAGATCACCAGTAGGTTGAGGCATCATTTTTTCCGTGATATGTTTCCTTCTATTAATTACCCTCCGAATCCTGCCTTTCTGGATCAACCTCCATTCCCGTCATATCTAGGAAGGAGGGAACTCTCACCTCCAGGAATGTATCCAAATTATGGTCCACCATTTCATAAGTTCGATGGTGTTGGTGGTCTGCCTCCACATGGTGGTTTTCATCCCCGTGATGAACGTGCCCCTTTTATGCACAATATGCATAGATTTGGTGGTCCCAGACATCTTTCTGAAAGGAAACCTTGGGGTCCTCAG GGGCTTCTTGAAGGTGGTGGTCCAATGGGATTGCAAGAGTATGGTGGAAACCCTCAAAGAAGGATTGCAGGCTTTGGAGG AGGAAACCAACCAGCTATTATTACCAGCACCACTGTTGAAGTTGTTGTTCCTCGTTCCATTGTTCCTGTAATATATGGAGAAGATGGTGAATGTTTAAAACAAATTCGTGAG ATTTCAGATGCAAAAATTACCATCACTGAGCCTAAGCCCGGAGCAGCAGAAACTGTTATCATAATATCTGGAACTCCCGAACAAACCCATGCTGCGCAAAGTCTAATTCAAGCATTTGTGATTAGCGAGGCTGAGTCCACTTGA